The following coding sequences are from one Acipenser ruthenus chromosome 7, fAciRut3.2 maternal haplotype, whole genome shotgun sequence window:
- the LOC131737611 gene encoding guanine nucleotide-binding protein G(i) subunit alpha-3-like gives MAMQWVYREELRENEYVYYCVCIFATISIILFLNKQDLFGDKVTRVHLSICFPEYDGPNTFQDAANYIQNQYLELNMRKDVKEICSHITCATDTHNVKFVFDAVTDIIIKENLKDRGLF, from the exons ATGGCTATGCA gtgggtgtacagagaggagttACGGGAGAACGAG TATGTGTATTATTGTGTTTGTATCTTTGCTACCATCTCAATTATTCTGTTCCTTAATAAGCAAGACCTCTTTGGGGATAAAGTGACCAGAGTCCACCTGAGTATATGTTTTCCAGAATACGATG GGCCAAACACATTTCAAGATGCTGCCAACTACATCCAGAATCAATATCTAGAACTCAACATGAGGAAAGATGTGAAAGAAATCTGTTCccacatcacctgtgctacagaCACTCATAATGTCAAGTTTGTGTTTGACGCTGTGACAGACATCATTATCAAAGAAAACCTTAAAGACCGTGGCCTTTTCTGA